The Bacteroidota bacterium genomic sequence AAAGGCCTCGTTAGAAAGAACATATCCCATAGAAACAGCTGGGAAGAAACCATATCGATGATTTACATCAAATCTGTCGGAACCATTATATGAGGCTGTCACATCGACCAGATATTTCTGTTTATAATCGTATCCGGTACGGAAGGTAAGTCCCTGGAAATTCTGAGGTATCCAGTTCGAACTTTTATTATCAGTTTTTTCATTATACGACTCTCTGTTATACAAAAACAAAGAAGAAATATGGTGTTTACCAAAGTCATGGTCATAATTGAAACTACTTTCAAGATTTACCCGGTTATTATAATTACCTTCACCCACAAACAAGGTATAATTACTCATTGTATAGGTATCTCCATGTAATGTATAGGATCCTGTAGCAGGATCATAAAGATAAGTCGGCGGATCACCTCTTTCTTGAGACCTGGTATTACTTTCCACACTGGCATAAGCAACCTTGGTGGTGAAAGAAAGTCCTTCGGTAAGCGCATCCAATTTTTCAGTCAACCCAAAAAGAGCATTCATATCATTTCTTCTCTCTAGCGAATAACCTTTACTTGCCAGACGGGCATTAATGGTAGGCAACTGATCTTTTGTATCTCTTGCATAAGCATAAGTTCCATTTGGATTCAAGAAAGGAGCTGAATAAGGATGGATTTTAGAAAAGTCAAAAACTTCAGAAACTATATTTCCATCGGCTGGAGAATTAACTCTCGCAAAGCGTCCAGTAATATCCATTCGCACGTTCAAGCTTTTGGTAGCCTGAATGTCCAGGTTAGAACGAAAATTAAACCTGCGGTAATAGTAATTATTATCGACAGTACCCCCAGCAGAGTAATAATCATCAAAATGCCTGACTGCCCCGTCCTGAGAAAAAGCTCCACCGGAAATAAAATATTTAATTGTCGAATTTCCTCCGGAAATATCGATATTCCCGTTTCTCTGCATTGAACTTTGCTTAAAAATCTTGTTGTACCAATTTACATCAGGATGTCCATACGGATCGTCTCCGGTTTTGAAATGATCTAAGTCTGCCTGGGTAAACAACGGAGTTAAACCATCATTTGTATAAGCCTCATTTACCAGTGTTGCTGATTCGTATGAATTCAGAAACTTCAATTTAGTTACCGGAGACTGTATACCGGATTCCATCCTCACGTTAATCTTCGGAGTTCCGGCCTGGCCACGTTTGGTTGTTACTACAAGTACCCCGTTAGCACCCTTAATCCCGTAAATAGCCGTTGTAGAAGCATCCTTCAGCAAGGAAATACTTTCTATTTCGTTAACATTGATCTGACTAAGCTGCTCATAGGTATACTGAATATCATCAACAATAATCAAAGGCTGATTACCATCGGGGTTTAACGAGCTGACACCACGGATGAAAAAGTCGGAAGCATCCCTTCCGGGCTGACCCGAACGTTGCAGTGAAAAGAAGCCCGGCAACTTGCCACTCAACGCATTTTGAATACTGGATGTTGGCACTTCCTTGATAGTTTCAGCTTTGATGGCACTTACAGATCCTGTATTAGTAATCTTTTTTACTGTTCCATACCCAACAACAACTACTTCGTTCAAGCTATTGTCACTCGGCTGCAAAATCACTTCAAGCTGTTGCCCGCTCTTTATCTTTCGTTCCTGCTCCA encodes the following:
- a CDS encoding SusC/RagA family TonB-linked outer membrane protein, with product MKRYLYIFLLIFLISPSVLMAQVKVSGVVKDATGPLPGVIIKEKGGTNIGITNEDGKFTVTLKGTSNTLIFNSIGFLEQERKIKSGQQLEVILQPSDNSLNEVVVVGYGTVKKITNTGSVSAIKAETIKEVPTSSIQNALSGKLPGFFSLQRSGQPGRDASDFFIRGVSSLNPDGNQPLIIVDDIQYTYEQLSQINVNEIESISLLKDASTTAIYGIKGANGVLVVTTKRGQAGTPKINVRMESGIQSPVTKLKFLNSYESATLVNEAYTNDGLTPLFTQADLDHFKTGDDPYGHPDVNWYNKIFKQSSMQRNGNIDISGGNSTIKYFISGGAFSQDGAVRHFDDYYSAGGTVDNNYYYRRFNFRSNLDIQATKSLNVRMDITGRFARVNSPADGNIVSEVFDFSKIHPYSAPFLNPNGTYAYARDTKDQLPTINARLASKGYSLERRNDMNALFGLTEKLDALTEGLSFTTKVAYASVESNTRSQERGDPPTYLYDPATGSYTLHGDTYTMSNYTLFVGEGNYNNRVNLESSFNYDHDFGKHHISSLFLYNRESYNEKTDNKSSNWIPQNFQGLTFRTGYDYKQKYLVDVTASYNGSDRFDVNHRYGFFPAVSMGYVLSNEAF